AGAGCCGATGGTACTTGGACCGCAGGGTCCTGGGAGAGTAGGACGTCGCTAGGCAATAGAGAAAGATCCGATCTTACGCAGATCGGGTCTTTTTTCATAATTGCCTACTAATGATCAGTTTGTAGCTTTCGCCTAGTAAGAGTGTACAAGGTTTGTTTTTTACGCATGGTCTTGAAAAAATAAGAAGTCTTAGACATAAGTCTAAGACTTCTTTGGTATGAAATGGCTATTGAAACTGTTTTGCGATCTCTAGAAGAGATTTTTCAGAACCGATTTCCGTGTTCGGGTCAGCGTAGATATAGAAAACAATAGAACCATTCGACCACAACAGTTCAGTAAGTTTGCCATTAGTTGCGATCTTTCCTTGGGTACCGTTAATTTCAATTTCCTTTTCGGCCCCGCCAAGTGACCCAGTTTCACTGCCTTCTATCTGTCTAATGTTTAAAGAGTGTTTTTGGTCAGGTGACTGGAAGACAAGCCCAACGCCGTTATTTTTACCGGTATTGGGATTCAACTGAGGGACGATACTGGTCAATTCCAACTTATATGGAAGAGTTGTTGGGACAACGACTTTAAAACTGAGTTCTGTTTGCAATGTATCAAGTTGTTTCTTTGCAGAGATGGAAGCATCCGAATTAACAGGGGTTGTATTTTCATTTTTCACGGGTTCATTTCCACATCCAGTCAATAGAAGTGAAGTTGAAAGGAAAATAGTGAATACATACTTGCCGATACGCATGATCGACACCTCCTCTGTTTTTGCTAACATTATCATAAGTGGATAAATATAACAACACGGTATTCAAAATGATTGACGATAAGTACCGGGAAAAATCGAAACTCGTTATATTTTGTCTGTTTTATCTTTTACACTGGTGCTACTCTGTTATAAGAAATGCAGCATTCCGTGTAAGAAAAAAGGTCAAGGCAAATAACTTCAGGTCCCTTTCACAGATGGCTGCAAAAGATGTTACCGAGATCACAACTATCGAAAGTCCTCATGCAGAGTATTCATTTCGCGAATTCGAAGCTATTCAATTACTTAAAAATCTTCCAACGGAGCGCTGGTCACTAATTGAACTTTAAAATATTAAACGCACTTTCTTCTAAACGACCCGATCTTACGCAGATCGGGTCTTTTTTGCGTTTACCGCCGCTTCTTTTAATTGCTCCAGACTGTGCCACTCTACACAACCGGTGGGGAGGTCGGGGCGGGAGTGGTCGAGGAGGACTTGGAGGAGGTGTTCGATCGTTTGGAATGACGCGGGGCTCTTTTGCATTTCGAGCAGGGCATTGTAAGGCTTTTCCCCGCTGACTTCTTCGCCGAAAAAGGAGGCTTCGAAGTTGGGGACGGAGGCGAGCAGGCGCACGTGGGACGGATCGGGGTTCTGCTGGATCTCTTGATAGATCTTGATGTTGTGCGCCCAGGCCGGGTTGGCGATCTCTTTGCCGGTTTTGGTGACCGTTGTGGGGAGGTCGCTGTCGTGGAGTACGGAGTAGCTTGTCCCGAAATGGTTGAGGATCTTGATTAGGGAGATGATCGTCGCCTTGCCTCGCGCACGGATGATGTGCACGTTTTTGTAGCGACCGGGCTGGGCGGCGATGACGTGCTGGAAGGCGGTGTACTCGGTATCCCCTTCCACGATGATCACGTTCCCGCCAAAGAAAAACTCAGCCACGTGCGGGTCGCAGATGTTGAGCAGTTTCAATTTTTGCTTGTCGTCCTCGTCAAGCTGGACACGCTCCGGGCGGAACAAGGTTGTGCCTTTGATCTCACCGCGCGTGGTGCGCTCGACCCGAATGATCGTCGTGTTGTCACGGGAGAGGTCGAGAAACGCCGGGGAGTGGGTGGTGACCATCACCTGCCAGTTGTCCGTTTTCGGCAGGTCATACAAAACGCGGCAAGCTTCGCGCACGGCACCGGGGTGCAGGCAGAGCTCAGGCTCATCCAATAGTAGCACATGTGGGCGTTCCGCCAACTTCTCAGGCGTCTTTTTGCTGCGTGATTTTGGTTTGTCGAAGCCCTGTTCGGAGATATAGCGCAAGGCCGCCCAGAGCAAAGTGCGGCGCGCGCCGCTGCCTTGACGGTCGATGGTGCTCTGGTAGCCGTCTTGAGGGCCCATCAGTAGCTGAGGGGCTTTGAAGAACTGAATCGCTTTGTCCAGCTCTTCTTCCGGGCGAGCATCGAAGCGGATCGCATAATCGGGGAACACCTGCGAGATGATCTGGTTCACGCCCGCTTCAACTTCGGCGATGCGGGGGCGGGACTGGTCGACGATCAGCGTTTGCAGTTCGCCGAGCTTGTCGAGGACAAGCCCGTAATCGGTCGCTTGGACTCGCTCATTGAGGACGGAGAGCAGCAGGGCGAGGATTTTGTCGGACTGCTCTTTGGGATGGGTGAACGCATCGACCCGGTGCGGCTGGGGACGGCGGGAGTTGGCGATGTTGGCGGCGCCCCAAGGCACTTGAGCGTCCCAGGCGCCTTTTTCCACGTCATAGCCTTGGCGGATCGGGTCGCCGATGTCGCGCCAAAGCCATTTTTCGCGGACAAGCATCTCGCCTGTCGACGGGTCGGTGTGTATCCAACGCTGTCCGGGCAAGTCATTGTAGATGATGGTGTGCAGCTCGATCTCCGGCAGTGCGTCCGGCCGGATCTCCCCATTGGGAAAATCGTCGCGGGTCAGCTTACCCGCTTGGGAGCCTTCCGACATGACAACTTCGTAGGCGCGGAGGATCGAGCTTTTGCCGGCGTTGTTTGGGCCGACGAGCACAACGATGTCGTCAAGTTCGATTTCGACGGGTGTATGGACGATGCAGCGGAAGTTTTTGATGATCAGCTTGTTGAGGCGGGGGCGTTGCATGGGGCGGCACCTCCTGTGTGGTTGTTCGTCTCCAGTCTGGCCAAAAGGTATACAGTAAAGTCTAAGGATTGTAAAATCATGAGAAATCTTTTTAGAAGGATCGGTGAGGTGCTGAGGATGAAGTTTACAAACAAGGTGGCGTTATTGGCTGTGTTGGGGACGTTGCTGGCTTCTGGTTCGGTCTCGGCGGAGTTGCAGCGGGCTAACAGTTTTGCGGTCGCTTCGATCAGGGAAGGACAGCGGTTAGGCATTTTCCCGGGCACTTTGATCGGGAAGTTTCGGGCGCAGGATGTGGTGACGCACCGGGAGTTTGCTGTGATGCTGGCCTAAGCGATGCGCTTGGCTGTGCGGCCGACAGCAGACTCTGTTTTTGCAGATGTGGTGCCTGCAGAGTGGGGGAGCGCGGAGATCGAAGCGGTGCGCCGGGCTGATGGGCGGGCACGGGGAGAAGTTTCGTCCGGAGGAAGGAATGACGCGGGAAGAGCTGGCGGTGGTGTTGGTCAAGGCCAACGGGATGATCCTGCTGCATGGGGCAGAGTTCTGGGGCGGCTTTCGCGGTGATTACCTGTTTCAAGTTGCGGGACTGGAGCCGGGGGAAAGCGGGGTGTTTGATGCATAGCTGAAAAAAGTGACCGTGAAGTCGAACACGAACTTTCGGTTGGATGCAGAAGTCGAAACGCTGGAGTTCGAATCGCCTGAGGGCGGGGATGTCACGATGCTGCCGAACGCCCGCGTGGATCATGTCATCCGTAGAAACCAATGAAGATTCGCGACGTTGGGCAGGATAATGAAGAATGAGAACAAAAAATGAAGGTCGTTAGCGCTGATTTCGACAGCGGGCGAAATTTGTTCTCCAAACTGCCAAAATGATGAAAATCCGAGTTGTGACAAGCTATCCAGCCATGATATATTATCTCTTGTCGCCGCGAGAGACACGCGGTGATGATAGCCCAGCGAAGAACGCGACGTCCTGTCGCAACGCTGGACAATGAACATCTTGTATTGATCCTTGAAAACTAAACGAGTGTTACAGAGATGAGATACGAGTCAAGATACAAGCTTTCTAACTTTTATTGAGAGTTTGATCCTGGCTCAG
This genomic stretch from Tumebacillus sp. BK434 harbors:
- a CDS encoding AAA family ATPase, producing MQRPRLNKLIIKNFRCIVHTPVEIELDDIVVLVGPNNAGKSSILRAYEVVMSEGSQAGKLTRDDFPNGEIRPDALPEIELHTIIYNDLPGQRWIHTDPSTGEMLVREKWLWRDIGDPIRQGYDVEKGAWDAQVPWGAANIANSRRPQPHRVDAFTHPKEQSDKILALLLSVLNERVQATDYGLVLDKLGELQTLIVDQSRPRIAEVEAGVNQIISQVFPDYAIRFDARPEEELDKAIQFFKAPQLLMGPQDGYQSTIDRQGSGARRTLLWAALRYISEQGFDKPKSRSKKTPEKLAERPHVLLLDEPELCLHPGAVREACRVLYDLPKTDNWQVMVTTHSPAFLDLSRDNTTIIRVERTTRGEIKGTTLFRPERVQLDEDDKQKLKLLNICDPHVAEFFFGGNVIIVEGDTEYTAFQHVIAAQPGRYKNVHIIRARGKATIISLIKILNHFGTSYSVLHDSDLPTTVTKTGKEIANPAWAHNIKIYQEIQQNPDPSHVRLLASVPNFEASFFGEEVSGEKPYNALLEMQKSPASFQTIEHLLQVLLDHSRPDLPTGCVEWHSLEQLKEAAVNAKKTRSA